The following proteins come from a genomic window of Streptomyces sp. GS7:
- a CDS encoding DMT family transporter translates to MAWLLVVVAGILETGFAVCLKLSHGFTRLFPTLAFAAFALGSFGLLTLALRKLDVGPAYAVWTGIGAAGTAIYGMVFLGDLVSTLKIVSITLVIVGVIGLQLSGSAH, encoded by the coding sequence ATGGCGTGGCTGCTGGTCGTGGTGGCGGGGATCCTGGAGACCGGCTTCGCGGTCTGCCTCAAGCTCTCACACGGCTTCACCCGCCTCTTCCCGACCCTCGCCTTCGCCGCGTTCGCCCTCGGCAGCTTCGGCCTGCTGACGCTGGCGCTGCGCAAGCTCGACGTGGGCCCGGCGTACGCGGTCTGGACCGGAATCGGCGCGGCCGGCACCGCGATCTACGGCATGGTCTTCCTCGGCGACCTGGTCTCCACCCTGAAGATCGTCTCCATCACCCTGGTCATCGTCGGGGTGATCGGGCTGCAGTTGTCCGGGTCGGCGCACTGA
- the hisN gene encoding histidinol-phosphatase, with product MPDYHDDLRLGHVLADAADAATMERFKALDLKVETKPDMTPVSEADKSAEELIRGQLQRARPRDAVLGEEFGSEGSGPRRWIIDPIDGTKNYVRGVPVWATLIALMERGEGGDRPVVGIVSAPALNRRWWAAEGLGAFTGRSLTSATRLTASRVGRIQDASFAYSSLTGWEERGRLSSFLDLSRDCWRTRAYGDFWPYMMVAEGSVDICAEPELSLWDMAACAVIVQESGGRFTGLDGRPGPHSGNAAASNGLLHEDLLSYLGDTRG from the coding sequence ATGCCCGACTATCACGATGATCTTCGCCTCGGCCATGTCCTCGCGGACGCCGCGGACGCCGCGACGATGGAGCGGTTCAAGGCCCTCGACCTCAAGGTCGAGACCAAACCGGACATGACACCGGTGAGCGAGGCGGACAAATCCGCCGAGGAGCTGATCCGCGGCCAGCTCCAGCGCGCCCGGCCGCGGGACGCGGTGCTCGGCGAGGAGTTCGGCAGCGAGGGCTCGGGGCCGCGCCGCTGGATCATCGACCCGATCGACGGCACCAAGAACTACGTCCGCGGGGTGCCGGTGTGGGCGACGCTGATCGCCCTGATGGAGCGCGGCGAGGGCGGCGACCGGCCGGTGGTCGGCATCGTCTCCGCCCCGGCGCTGAACCGCCGCTGGTGGGCCGCCGAGGGCCTGGGCGCCTTCACCGGCCGCAGCCTGACCTCCGCGACCCGGCTCACCGCCTCGCGGGTCGGCCGCATCCAGGACGCCTCGTTCGCGTACTCCTCGCTGACCGGCTGGGAGGAGCGCGGCCGACTGTCCAGTTTCCTCGACCTGTCCCGGGACTGCTGGCGCACCCGGGCCTACGGGGACTTCTGGCCGTACATGATGGTCGCCGAGGGCTCGGTGGACATCTGCGCGGAGCCCGAGCTGTCGCTGTGGGACATGGCGGCCTGCGCGGTCATCGTCCAGGAGTCGGGCGGCCGGTTCACGGGGCTGGACGGCCGACCGGGCCCGCACAGCGGGAACGCCGCCGCCTCCAACGGGCTGCTCCACGAGGACCTGCTGAGCTACCTCGGCGACACCCGGGGCTGA
- a CDS encoding CBS domain-containing protein produces MLVKDAMSTVVLTIGPAHTLRQAARLMAARRIGSAVVLDNDTCGIGILTERDILNSLGAGENPDRETAQSHTTPDVVFATPDWTLDDAAEAMVRGGFRHLIVLDDHEPVGVVSVRDIIRCWSAVPVRADAIPA; encoded by the coding sequence ATGCTCGTCAAAGACGCCATGAGCACGGTGGTCCTCACCATCGGGCCGGCTCACACCCTCCGCCAGGCGGCACGACTGATGGCGGCCCGCCGCATCGGCTCGGCCGTGGTCCTCGACAACGACACCTGTGGCATCGGCATCCTCACCGAGCGCGACATCCTCAACTCCCTCGGCGCGGGCGAGAACCCCGACCGGGAGACCGCACAGAGCCACACCACCCCCGACGTGGTCTTCGCGACACCGGACTGGACCCTGGACGACGCCGCGGAGGCCATGGTGCGCGGCGGCTTCCGCCATCTCATCGTCCTCGACGACCACGAACCGGTCGGCGTCGTCTCGGTCCGCGACATCATCCGCTGCTGGTCGGCCGTCCCGGTGCGGGCGGACGCAATTCCCGCCTGA